The following coding sequences lie in one Cannabis sativa cultivar Pink pepper isolate KNU-18-1 chromosome 5, ASM2916894v1, whole genome shotgun sequence genomic window:
- the LOC133038448 gene encoding uncharacterized protein LOC133038448, whose amino-acid sequence MASEHKDCDGRIRCPCVRCINSRFEKIDRVRAHVFDRGFMQGYDKWIYHGEPEDAVVDVAVADVESEDEMIPILEDFFPSTTEEPQGEDEQPTTNPQFDDLFEEIEAQLYPGCDWISSLNFLAKLLHLKVRGKIPNNIFEELLKLLKFAFPKENNIPSTYYEAKKRLKKLGLGYDNIDVCLYNCCLFYKENASKEACPVCGTSRWVTSENGKRKKVPCKVMRYFPLTPRLKRLYSSRITAKSMIWHHTGKSKDDGVLRHPVDGLAWKDFDAKHPEFARDPRNVRLGLAADGFNPFGNMSLAYSMWPVVLANYNLPPWLCMKDNYFLLSTLIPGAKSPGKDMDIFLRPLVDELKELWNNGVATRDSSTNSMFTMRAALLWTVNDFPARSSLSGWSGQGYKACPTCNEDTTSIRVIGKTSYVGHRRFLPSNHAMRRDTRFDGKAERRPSSKTIYL is encoded by the coding sequence ATGGCATCAGAACATAAGGATTGTGATGGACGAATACGATGTCCTTGTGTGAGATGTATAAATagtaggtttgaaaaaatagataggGTTAGAGCACACGTATTTGATCGAGGTTTTATGCAAGGATATGATAAGTGGATTTATCACGGGGAGCCTGAGGATGCCGTCGTTGATGTAGCAGTTGCTGATGTTGAATCAGAGGATGAAATGATTCCTATTTTAGAAGACTTCTTTCCTTCGACAACTGAGGAACCACAAGGAGAAGATGAACAACCAACCACAAACCCACAATTTGATGACTTATTTGAGGAAATTGAAGCTCAATTGTATCCCGGTTGTGATTGGATTTCATCTCTTAACTTTTTAGCAAAGCTATTGCATTTAAAAGTTAGGGGAAAAATTCCTAATAACATCTTTGAAGAATTATTGAAGCTTTTAAAGTTTGCGTTTCCGaaggaaaataatattccaTCAACTTACTACGAGGCAAAAAAGAGATTGAAGAAATTAGGCTTGGGTTATGATAATATCGATGTCTGTTTGTATAATTGCTGCTTATTTTATAAGGAGAATGCATCCAAGGAGGCTTGTCCAGTTTGCGGAACTAGTCGTTGGGTTACTTCCGAAAacgggaaaagaaaaaaagttccTTGCAAAGTCATGCGATACTTTCCGTTGACACCTCGACTTAAAAGATTATATAGTTCGAGGATTACAGCGAAAAGCATGATATGGCATCATACtggaaaatcaaaagatgatggGGTGTTGCGACACCCGGTCGATGGTTTAGCTTGGAAAGACTTTGATGCAAAACATCCCGAGTTTGCAAGGGACCCAAGAAATGTTCGACTTGGGTTAGCTGCGGATGgatttaatccatttggcaacatgagtcTTGCATACAGCATGTGGCCAGTGGTGTTGGCTAACTATAATCTACCACCTTGGTTATGCAtgaaagataattattttttgctcTCTACCCTAATTCCtggtgcaaaatctccaggtaaagacatggatatatttttaagaCCTTTGGTGGATGAATTAAAGGAGTTGTGGAATAATGGGGTAGCAACAAGAGATAGTTCGACCAACTCGATGTTCACCATGCGTGCTGCGCTTTTGTGGACAGTGAATGATTTTCCTGCTCGTAGTAGCTTGTCTGGGTGGAGTGGTCAAGGTTATAAAGCTTGCCCTACTTGTAATGAAGACACGACGTCCATTCGAGTGATCGGGAAGACATCATATGTTGGTCATCGAAGGTTCTTGCCAAGTAACCATGCAATGAGAAGGGATACTCGATTTGATGGTAAAGCTGAAAGAAGACCCTCCTCCAAGACGATTTACTTGTGA
- the LOC115717990 gene encoding uncharacterized protein LOC115717990: protein MEYLTRIMKKVGCKDDFAFHERFDASKLNHLSFTDDVLLFCRGDNKSIILLLQGLKLFSATSGLQPNKTKSAIYCSNMAEQEVFRVLEALGFTRQQAPLRYLGVPICIKKISKQECNILTAKIQSWSTRNISFAGRAVLINSGLSLEREIYDAWASLLAWESVCQLRSEGGLGIKKIIEWNSAALFKYVWALANKEDNLWVKWIHNVYLKEEDWWEYQAPSHESWLSQMSIFFFRCPYSQFCVQKIKEWLSWRARTTDLSQLLKWIHKAKVSRFKRE, encoded by the exons ATGGAGTATTTGACTCGAATTATGAAAAAAGTGGGATGCAAAGATGATTTTGCATTTCATGAGAGATTTGATGCATCAAAACTCAATCACCTTAGTTTCACAGATGATGTTTTGCTCTTTTGTAGAGGTGACAATAAAAGCATCATTCTTTTGCTCCAAGGTTTGAAGCTTTTCTCAGCCACCTCAGGTTTACAACCTAACAAAACCAAATCTGCAATCTACTGCAGCAACATGGCAGAACAAGAAGTTTTTAGAGTGCTGGAAGCATTGGGTTTCACAAGGCAGCAGGCTCCTTTGAGATATCTTGGTGTTCCCATCTGCATTAAGAAAATCTCAAAGCAGGAATGCAATATTTTGACAGCAAAAATTCAATCTTGGAGCACCAGAAATATTTCTTTTGCTGGAAGAGCTGTGCTCATCAACTCG GGCCTTTCTTTGGAAAGGGAAATATATGATGCATGGGCTAGTTTATTGGCTTGGGAAAGTGTCTGTCAATTAAGATCAGAAGGTGGTTTaggcattaaaaaaattattgaatggAATTCAGCAGCACTTTTCAAATATGTATGGGCTCTAGCAAATAAAGAGGACAACCTTTGGGTCAAGTGGATACACAATGTGTATCTCAAAGAGGAAGATTGGTGGGAATACCAAGCACCTAGCCATGAAAGTTG GTTGAGTCAAATGAGCATCTTTTTTTTCAGATGCCCTTATTCACAGTTCTGTGTGCAGAAGATAAAAGAATGGCTCTCATGGAGAGCTCGGACCACTGACTTGTCTCAACTGCTTAAGTGGATCCACAAAGCCAAAGTCAGCAGGTTTAAAAGAGAGTGA